The DNA region TTAAAGTAGCGATCAATATATCCGCGTTTGAAAACTGCCTGGCCGGTGAAGTTGTTGGCTTCCAGTGTAAGCAGGGGTTCTCGAGATTCGGGGCAGAAATTAAGCGAAAATCCAAAACGGGTTCGCATCCTTTCAAGTTCTTCCTCAAACTGCTCGCTGTTCTTGAGGTTGAAGTCCATGTCGAATGTGAGCAACTCGCCTTTTAGCTTTCGGCTTGTCTGCTTGGTCATGAAAATCAATCTGATTTCTTTATTCTCGCGGTCAACTACTACATCCTGCAGGTTGACGATGTTTGCCTTGCCCGAGGGGTCAAAGATGGTCTCTTTTAGGATGGTCTGTGCAAAAGACAGTTTGCCGGCGAACGACAATATCATGGCCATCAAAGCCAATGACATCATTTTGAGGGTTCTCTTCATGTTTGGGTATTATTAGGTTTGGGCCAAAAGTACATTCAGCTTCACTTGTTCTACCTACGGTAAAAGACGTATTTGTATGGTATTGGTCACAAATGATGTGAAATACCCAACGTACTCATCCCCGTCAGGTGCGGCAAATTGGCACGTATAAAGGTTCAACAAATAAAATCCACCAGGCGCCAAACAACCTGACCTCTCCTCATTCCAGAATTCGTTTTGCCTCTTCCATGTTTGTTTCATCCGAGGCCAATAAAATCAAGGTGTCGCCAACCTCAAGAATGGTGGAACCACCAGGTATAAAATATTGATTGTTCCGCCTCACCATTGCAATCAGGGCGTTCTCAGGAAAGCTGAGTTCGAGCAGTTTTTTTCCGGCAGCTCCCGAACCTGGTAAAATCTGCATCTCGTGCATGAGGGTCTTGGGATGCTCCTCGAGAATATCGCTCAGATTAGAGGGGGATGCCTCGGTAGCAGAATCAATCACCCCAAACAACCTGGCCGCAGCAGGTATGGTTGTGCCCTGAAGCAGCACCGATACGACCGACACTGCAAACACTATATTGAAAATCAGGTCCGATTTGTCAATTCCGGCGATGAGCGGGAATGTGGCAAACACGATAGGCACTGCGCCACGCAATCCCACCCAGGAGATGAATCCAATCTCGCGCACCGGCATCCTGAATGGTATCAGACTCAAAAATACACCCAGTGGCCGCGACACAAAAATCTGAAAGGCAGCAATCAAGACACCCAATCCCAGCACGGGTAACACGTGGCTGGGGAAAACCAACAGCCCGAGCGTCAGAAACAAAACAATCTGCATCAGCCATGCCAGTCCGTCAAACACCTTGATGATGGTCTTTTTGTGGATCAGCTCTACATTCGAAATCATGACAGCTGCGATATAGATGGCTAAAAATCCGTTTCCTCCCACGATGGATGTTAATGAAAAAATAAGCAGCATCAGGGCGATGCTCAGCACAGGATACAGCCCTTCGAAACCCAGGTTCATCCTGTTGATCAGGCGTGGGCTAAACCGTCCTGCGAAATAACCCAGGATTGCACCGAGACTCATTTGCTGAAAAAACAGAATAAATTGTCGTCCCGGGGACTCGTGCTGATTGACCACCAGACCCAGGAAAGTAATCGTAAGCACATACGCCATCGGGTCGTTGCTGCCACTTTCGAGCTCCAGCAGCGGACGCAAGCGTCCTTTCAAACGAAGACTTTTTGAACGAAGGATCGAGAATACGGCAGCAGCATCGGTGGATGAAACAATGGAAGCAAGCAGCATGCTTTCGAAAAAACTCAGCTTGGTGAGCCACCAAACAAAGGTGCCGAGGCTGAGCGCGGTGAGCAAAACTCCGGCTGTTGATAGCGCCACTCCCGGCCAGAGCACCGGCCGGATGCGCTCCCAGCGGGTGTCGAGTCCACCGGAAAACAGGATGAAATTGAGGGAGACTACGCCGATGAATTGTGCAAGCACCGGACTATCAAAATAAATTCCGCCTATGCCCTCCGAACCTGCCAGCATACCTACCGCCAGAAACAGCAAGAGGGTAGGGATGCCGTAGCGAAAGGCGCGGTTGGCGGCCAACAAGCTGATCAACAGCAAAATGGACGAAATTAAAAGGATGCTCTCTGTGGTCATTTACTCAGTTGGATTGTGGATAAGGGTGCTTTGCTTTTCGCGGTATCTAAAATCATCAAATATAAGAATTGTTGTTCTGGCAGATAGACGGGGTAAAATACATCGATAAATTCCTAATTTGCTGCCAAAATTTCCTTCATGGAAAACCTTGCAAAAGATCCTCATATTTTTTACCAGCCAGGCAGCAGCCTGAATGTCAATCATTTTGCCTGCGATTGGGTTTCGGCCATCGGCAACAAGGACAATGCTGCCAGGGCGTTGGAGGGTAATATCGAAATGCTGGCGCGCATGCAGGACATGCTTTATGCTTCTGCCCGTTATGCAGTGCTCGTTGTTTTTCAGGCCATGGATGCGGCTGGCA from Bacteroidota bacterium includes:
- a CDS encoding potassium/proton antiporter, with the protein product MTTESILLISSILLLISLLAANRAFRYGIPTLLLFLAVGMLAGSEGIGGIYFDSPVLAQFIGVVSLNFILFSGGLDTRWERIRPVLWPGVALSTAGVLLTALSLGTFVWWLTKLSFFESMLLASIVSSTDAAAVFSILRSKSLRLKGRLRPLLELESGSNDPMAYVLTITFLGLVVNQHESPGRQFILFFQQMSLGAILGYFAGRFSPRLINRMNLGFEGLYPVLSIALMLLIFSLTSIVGGNGFLAIYIAAVMISNVELIHKKTIIKVFDGLAWLMQIVLFLTLGLLVFPSHVLPVLGLGVLIAAFQIFVSRPLGVFLSLIPFRMPVREIGFISWVGLRGAVPIVFATFPLIAGIDKSDLIFNIVFAVSVVSVLLQGTTIPAAARLFGVIDSATEASPSNLSDILEEHPKTLMHEMQILPGSGAAGKKLLELSFPENALIAMVRRNNQYFIPGGSTILEVGDTLILLASDETNMEEAKRILE